The Clupea harengus chromosome 26, Ch_v2.0.2, whole genome shotgun sequence region CTTTGGAAggcaaaaaacagtttttttaacTTAAATGTGCTTATCTCTCATGCAATGAGGCTCTCTTCTTTGCAGGATGAGTAAAATGGCTGACTCTTCAAAAATGTGTGGTTATTTGACCAATTTCTTCTATGGTTCCCTAGAAACAGGGGGTGGCACAAatcaccccactctcccctatgCAGCTCccgagtcctgaggtaactagggtgaatttccATATTGATTTCAGCAGCAGCTGAGGTTTTATTTTTCATGTCTTTCAGTAGGATTGACATCTGGCCTACGCTGCAATAACCCTTCTAAAGGACAATTTCGGGAAGATGAAAATAGTAGCCTGTAAATCCTCTGCACAGCCTACACGCAAAAACATTCATGTAACACTGGGCAACGTCTTACAATACAATTGGGTGATGCTGCACATGGtacttattttacatttacatttagtcatttagcagacgcttttgtccaaagcgacgtacaagggagagaacagtcaagctgcgagcattagaaccctggtgtaacaataaatactactttacataagaaaaacgaaatagaaaagaaaaagaagtgcagaaatgtaaccgctgtaagtgcaagttaagcactagtcgaagtgccagtttaggaagggaaGTGCTCTCTCAGCCCCTCCTCAGGTGATATCGGTTTATCATGGGCTGGTTTTCAATCAGCCGCTCTCTACAAAGATGcctccacttgtttttttttttagattctgtaacatttgtctttttttaccTAAATGGCCCACGACGGACTACTGCAGTAGCTGAGATATCTTTGGAACTTTTGTCTTGCTGGACTGAAAATACAAGCCTGATCTCAATTAGCCATCGTACATATGCGTACGAAAAATGTGAACATACAAATTGTTAGTGATACATACGAAATAAAGTGGAGGACTGGCGGTTTGCATACGCAAGTACACGGTGTAAGAGTGAAGCAAAAAGGAAATTCGGTAGTGCATGGTAAACCCATTACAAAACCCAATTTAACAAAAGCGTCAGTATAATTTGTCGTCTGCAATTTCAGTAACCTGCTGTTTTATTTCATCGATGCCTCTCCTTATACGACAAGACTTTAACCTTTGATGGAGGAGATGAGGTTATGCTCATGGCCTGCTTTAAGACTATAAATGGCAAAACATCACATGATTTGGTTAGTCTAACCTAATGTGGGGTTTGATTTCAGATTGACACCAATTGACATCAATTTCAGTAACCTGCTATTTTATTGCATCAATTCCTCTCCTTATACCACGTTAGCGCGGATGGAGGAGATGTATGGAGAACATTTTTTCATAATTGTTTGTAAATGCACAAGCCACACATGTTCAATAGTATACATGTAaagtccacaaacacacaactcctTACTTGTGACTTTTACGGTCTCATTTGAACAAACATGTCGTACAAATCAATGTCATCAATTCAATTGTGAAAGGTTGTAAGTCAAGTTGTAAGTTGTAAGCttgtgaaatgaaatgtaagGAAATGGATCATAAAGAACCCACATACAGCCTAGCTCCGACACGACTATTTAAATgaaaactgtaactgtaactatTAAATCGCttacttttttgttgttgaaatcACAGTTCTACCACCACAGTGAAATGAAATTCGGCTAAACAAAAGCTTTTCGATAGATGTCCACCTGGTGGCAGTAGAGCGTGACATTGAATTTGccacgtttttttttcagatttagCCAACATAGGCCTACCGAAAATAGCCTAAAGAAATGTTGGTCATTTTATCTGAAAAAGGAGAAAGGTTAGATAGACGGAAGGTGGATGACTTTTTACGAATCTCATCGTCTGTGGTCCTCTTACGCCTATTAAAAACTGTCAAACTAAACTAACTATTACGTTATGTCCAGACCTTCTGTATGTTCCAAGTAGGACTACTTGCCGTGGAAACGTTGCCCAGATGCAGGCTTAGCTCCTGTTGTAGCCTACTCTTCACATGATATTGATACCACATCTCTATCTGGATACCGTATAGATCGTTTTGTGTATGTTAAGCTGAGGCATTTTTGACGACATTTAGTCCATTTTAGTTTTCCTTGTGCTGTGTATATCACATGTCCCTTGGCTCAGGTGAAAATATCTGAACACATGCAGGACAGAACTATAATGTGCAAAGGTGACAGGTGACATTTATGAGGCACGATCATTTTTGGATCGGCTTTGATTGGCAATAATGAATCACCATAGACTTCATTATCACAATAGACATGTGATCTGATAGAATTCTtcttaaaaaaatatgaatgaacAGACTTAAAACTGGGACATAAAAGACAGTTTAAACTCTCTTGCTCATCTGGCTCATGGCCTGTGAAAGTTTGCTCATTTGGCTCATGGCCTGTGAAAGTTCATTGTCTGTCATGTTCTTTCTGGAAAGTCTTCAACGTGTCCTTTTCCTTGTTGTATTAAACGGTGTGTTTAACTTGAGTGATGAGATTTCCTGTGACTTCTCTGATGAATGATAGTCTCTCACCTGTTTCCCTGTGCCATATATCACCACCACTGTAAATGATCACataatttttttatgtgaacTAATTGTGTGTTAGCTATGTTTAGGCTACGTTATCTCAAGGGATTTCTACTTAACTGCCTAATTTCAGGCGAATGTTGTTGAGTTCACTGCTGGTGTGAACCCAAGTTAGCACATAGCACACATATCTCCACTTccttgatgttttcattttgtatttgcATATTCTCTGTCATCTTGTTCATTTCCATAAAAAAACCTATGTTACACAAGCATAAAGAGAGGACATTCATCTGTTAAGTTGTTAACATTTCAGTTTTAACACGTCAACATTATGGTTTGATAACTCTACCTCACCAGACCAAAATCTAGGGTCTGTAATATAGGGTCTGTTATAATATAGGGTCtgtaatataataaataataacattGTCATAAACACCTTGACAGAACTGGAAGCCTTCATGGTGGGTCAGTGCAGAAATGGACAGTAATTGGACAGTTACTAAAAGTGTTGCTTTTGAGCCAATGCCATAATGCCTTTTCTTTTAgatagagcaggggttttcaactggttttgtcccagggaccaccattctgaccagaaagtaatccgcggcccactgatgtgccagtgattcccaaaacattttacagtcccgtacccttctttttcatgtttgtaaccgccgccgccaagccccctccccccgcacacatattctgcttataatacttgtcagtgtaatttcttcgctgaatatgggtctacatcagtattttgggcaattcagacataaatatgtcgacggacCCAGGTACATTTataaaactaaaaaaaagtcaatggtgaactgatcaacataggctcatgtggcggaccccctgcaatgctgtcgcggaccaccagggggccacgcaCCTCTCCGGACCCACTGCAGGTTGCTTACTGCACCAAGGATGGAGTTGAAGATGCCATCATCTACCTGCTTCAGCGAGCCCACTCTCACTTGGCCAAAGCAGGCAGCAGATGCTGGGTGTTCACCTGGACAACACACTGGACTGGAAATGTAACACTGAGGCTGTTTTGAGGCGTCAGCTCTGCGGTTTACACACTTTCAACCAAGGTGACGTATAGTTTATCAATGTTTGAGAGAACATAGGGTTTTAGACCCCTGCTCTACTAGTTGTCTACCAGGAACAGGGCAGGTCTGTTGGCTGTtcggtagttagcttactagctGTAGATAAAaaccctttaaaaaaagaaaagaaaaaaaaacaacacctaGGACTATTTATTTTCTGTAGGACATTATATTACGACTGTATATAATCTATATCGCCATTGAGGATTGCCATTAATTAAGACAGCTTTTGGATCAGTCTGAGATTTAATTAGGATCAATCTATACTTGTACCATCTATAACACCAATATCTTGTCTTACAACAGACAACAATATATTTACAATGACAGCCCTTTCTCTTGAAAATACTGAGTGAGCAAAACAGTGACAGATTCAGAGTGATCAGATGCATCCCCAGTGGCCCCGAAAGTTAGTTAACATCTATATCGACTGTGACTTCTTTCTCCGAGccatcatcaacaacatcaacaacaacaacccccccccccccccccccccccccctccaccccccaatgATATTCTGATATTCAGATTGAATGTGCGGTGCCACTGACCACAGTACACAAGAGCACACAAGACCTAATATGGTGATGTCCTTTGATGGCTACGGTTCACTATTGTCAGTGTCTGGATCAGAGTCACTGTAGTCTGCCACTAGAGATCTGACGACAGAAGAGCTGCTTGCATGATCCTCCTTCGGCCCACAATCCCCTCCTTCTGATGATCCACCGGTCATGTTGCTTGTGGACGTGTCCCGACTGGCATTGGAATACCCAAATGTCTCAACCCCAAATGTGTCCTTTCCTTTCTGTGTCATCTGTGTCACATTCAAATCGGTCCCAGTGGATTCCCCCGTCTCGTGCAAATCGGTTGCTGTGGCACCCCTCTCAGGGTCCGAGTCTCGGCGCTGGGGAGCGGATGGAGCCGAGGCGagcgacgacgacgacgacgacgacgacgacgacgacgacgacgacgacgactcGGGTCTGGGGTCCCCGCTCCTTCTGCGCACCAGGCTGAGGGCGCTGGTGGCTGGGGAGCTCAGGGCTTTGGTGGCTGCTGCCTCTTTGCCCTGCAGGCCCAGCTTGTGCAGAAGGCTGCCCGCAGCGCTCCCTGGTGTTGAGATGGGGGAGTTGAACCACGAGCGCGAGGCGATCTCCTTGCGCTTGCTCTGCTGGCGGTCGTCATAGGCTGCAGAGAGAATGTGAAGAGTGTAAGGGTGGGAGGGAAGAGACGAGGGCAGGTTAAAGATGTGTTCACCAGCATCATGGTCATTAACACCTAGTCACACTCTCAAAATCAACATAATAAACTGTGCCTATGCTCTCcttactgtacatacataataTTCTCTTACACTATTAAGAATCTTAAAACCACTTCAGCTACTAATGGTTCTGCTTCTAAAATGAAcggaacatttttgttttattttttatatttactgATGGTGATGGATTTACGTGATGGTGACATTTACCACTTGTGTACAACATAGTATCTTTTGGAAATGATATAGAAACTTAAACACACATCCTGTGTGCGACTGTGTAATGTGGCCaacgagagatagatagaaagaaagaaaggaagaaagaaagaaagaaaacaattccTGGCACTCACAGTCAGAGCTCTGGAAGGTGAGTAGTGCTGCTAGcctcttgtcctcctccttctcgGGGACCAGAGTGATGGACAGACCTGCCCTCATCTTCACTGCgttgtccttctcctcctgctccgcTATTACTTTCTTCTCATCCTACCATATGAAGCATACACACAGGAAAGATGGCCTCAGGGACAGCTCAAATAGGGGCACAAGGAACACAAACTTAACAGACGCTTGGCCATCCAGTGTAGCTTGTGGGAGTTTTGACATGACATTTGAATTAGAAATATACATCATTGTATAGAGCTGTTGGTCTGTATAGTTTTACTGTTAAAGGGTGTGTGAGAATGCTTGTCTTTCCTCTGTGtggggggcggcagtggtacaggaggtaaagaagtcgtttagtaatcagaaggttgctagttcgattccctgtcgaagcgtccttgagcaaggcactgaacccccaattgctcctgatgtgcagtgtgccatcagtgtaaatgtaaaatgtgtatacattgtaagtcgcacatatgtaagtcgctttggataaaagcgtctgctaaatgactaaatgtaaatgtgtttttgaaatGTGGATGCCTAAACAGGCAAACAATGCACACCCTAAACTTCCGGCGCAGGCTGCTGTTGAGATTGAAGTCATCCCTCCAGGCTGACTGGTGGGTCTGGATCTCGGTGAGGCTGGGCAGAGCGGCTCGGagcttctccttgtccttcccACCGTGGTCCAGCTTATACATGGGGTCGGTCTCCAGCTTCTGCTTCTCACTGTGCtctaaagacacagacagacagaggcggacagtgtttgtgtgtgtgtgtgtgtgtgtgtgtgtgtgtgtgtgtgtgtgtgtttgtgtgtgagagaaagagagcaattgTACATGAAGTTTTAGAATGATCTTAATACAAGACGTCCATATTTCCTCACCACTGTGGctaaacacaaaaaacatccaGGACAACAATTCACTAAAGATTCAGAAAGCTCATGTGAATTTTCACGCGATTCCACCCTCAGGAGATCAGCTTAGAAAgttcaaaatgtaaatgttctttaAGTAGTTGGATAGGAATAGAACACGCTCTACAGATGGATTGGAATAGAACACGTTCTACAGATGGATTgactgcagggtgtgtgtggacggCACCTGTGGTGAGGATCTGCTCGTTCTCAGCCATGTCCCAGCGCTCCTCCTTGCGCTGGGCCCCGCTCACGATCACATAGTCACAGTTGGCCGGGTCCGTCTGCATCTCGATGTAGTTCACGCACAAGTGGCACTTCATCCTGAATCTGTGGCCATcaagacacacaacacatacacatgctcaaacacacacacacacttagactgGACTTGCTGTTTAACAAAGACTACAAATGGCCCCATCACACATGAGACCCTGAAGCAAGACCCTAGAAAATCAAACCACTTACGTTACATTTTTCTGAAGTACTTTCTTCTAAATACGAGCGCAGGATATAAATAACAGTATTTAAAGAATAGCAATCCGTGTCACCTGTATATCGGTGTGGTGTAGTAGTTCCCCACTTTCTTCTTTTCTGCATTATATCGAACACCCATGCCAATGTGGTTCTTACAACCATCACACCAAATGTTGTAGGGCATCTCAAATCTGAAAATGAAGAAACAAGACTCAGTACAGCGACCACTTGTTGTCAACAAATGCCATCCAGAATATAATTTGCATATGATGTGTTACCTGATGATGAGGATGCCCTGAGACAGTTTTCTCGCCCGCTCTCGGAGGGGATGGCTGTTATTGTATCCATTAAGGGAGCCATGCTGACGGAGTGAAATGAATACGATCATCAGTATCAACACATAACTAAGAATTATGTTATTCTTATTACAAATACGTCCCATTAGTTATACTCTTACCTTAGCCGGATCAAAATCCGGGGGATAGTACTTGTTTACTCCTTTCCTTTCACCCTAGTGTGGACGAGAGGCAAACGGGTTATTAAACTCCATTCTCAGCATGGATGTAGACTACTCCAGTAGTAAACTAAATTAAGTAAAATCAAGGAGACAGACACCAACCATGTTGACAGCGGATCCTCTTCTTAGCGACTTAAAGACGATGTGGAACAACGACCTGGGGAACAAATCATAACCAAGTTACCTTagtttattattttaaaagtaCAAAATAATGTGCTTTGCAATTGCATGCCAGGGTCCACGTGTGGGTTATAACTCCATGCAACGTCTTGTTCGCTGTTGGAAAGCTGCCTACCTAGCAGTCTTAAAACCCCAACGAACTACCGAAAGTGTTCAACATTGGATATCAAGCTAAGCTTGCCATCTCACCGATTCGTTTTCAATTGTAGAGGGGGGGTTCGGACCAGCAATAAAGCAGTAATGTTAAGGGCAAATATACCACCTCGATGGTATTGCGTCAGGTAGCTAATGTTACATATATAGCAAGCTTGTTTAGTTGGAATGCTGACGACCATGACCATATCTTGTGAGCTAACAACAACGTCTctggctaacattagctagatagaCTGGGTATCTCTGTCAAAAATTAGCTTCACTGAACTAATCCACTTATGACAATCCATAAACAGGTACTTTTAAACGGACCGCAtatgtgttttgaaaaagtaactGATTTTGAAGTCATATTTCGTGAAATAAACGCTAACGTTACCTGTAAAATGATCAACTTCCACCCCCcagtcttcttctctttcttgggTCTACGGAGGGACAATGTGTTATACATTCAgctactgccatctagtggtgataGTAATTAGCTACGTCGAAGACTGGCCCATTCTCGCCTAAATCatcatacatttacattgatcTAAATGGTTAAAATAACCAAAATCCTAAATTGAGGATATTGTGTTGAAGGTTGAAGTTTTGAAAGTTTGATGTATCAACCATATGAATCAATACTCAGCAAccatacacaaatgtacacttCCCCCCTACACTGCCCTCGAGATTATCCTTAACAATAACTGTACACTCAAGATCGGTCCCAAAATGCCTGAAGGGAATTTAAAATGTATCCCAAACAAAGGACGTCATTCATAGTCAGGCACTATGGGTGTTTTGAATGCTTTATTGGGAGAGGGGAGCGTGGGACGGGGATTGtgacatacaaaaaaaatatatatagcaaGCTCTCGAATGTAAGCACCTCAGTGAAAGTCATAAAGACATAAGAATCAGAGGGAGCAGATAGGGAGTTAGACTGGAGTCTATCACATTAAACAAAGAGGGAGTTTAGGCTCGGGGAGGATATGTTTATGACCCCACAAACTGGAGCCATATTGTGTCTGACCAGTCTGATCTTTATGAAGCTGAAATGGCCAAACAATtctttaaaatataaaaaaaaaaaaaaaaaaaatatcacacaaAACTGGGGGTGTAATCAGTGCACATCAACTGGCATCGTACAACATAAGTtagacaaaaaaatatataataaaaaataatattaacGCCACTCTACAAATGCAGTTCCCTGGAATTAGACTGAAAATCTCATTTCTTTAAATACTGGTTGCAACGGTCTAAggcaacattttatttttttttagttaataAAAAAGGGGTCACACTGCGCAAGAATGAAGCTTTACAAGTTATtccttttcatttcatgtgtttGTCTCATTTACACTGTACAGAGTCCACGTTCCTTCAGGATTCCTTTGGCCTGCTCAGCCAAAATACTAGGCTCTTTGTAACCAATTTTTCCGAGACATCGTAATAAGGacacaatatatacaaatacagactTACAGTACAAACATCCATATGCACAGGGGCCTTTTTCCTATCTAGCAGGTTCTTGTTGAGGTTCCTGGGCAGGtcaccagaggggggggggcatgtgtgtcaGCAGAGTGAGCTGGGTGACACCACCCTATAGCGCTGCTATACCGGTCGCATCCCCTCAAGGTTAACCATGTTCTCCTGACAACAGAATACTGAACCATATGTTCCATTCAACATCAGAATactccatttttttctctcaagaATCACTCAGTATAAAtaaagagggggggaggggggggcaatgTGTCAAACGTGTGTGGATACATTAGGAGATTCAGATccatagaaaaaaaataaataaataaaacactgaaGAATGGTCTCAAGGGTGTTAGGGGCACATACAAATGTGCTTTGCAACTAATTGAAATGAGGATTTGTGGTCTCGTCTACTGGGGTGTCCTACCCCTGCTATGTCAAACGCCACAAACTATGGCCAGTGACCGTCAAGTGAAGAGGCATTACCAGTATACACCACTAGGAGGACAGCAACGATTTAAGCATCAGTTGCCATTTCATTGTGAGAGAAaccttccctctcccccctacATGATTGTCTCATCATAGAAAATTTTAACAAAAGACCAGTACAAATCAAGTGAAATGATCTTGTCTTCTTTAACAGCATTGTGTTAAGAATGTGAGCCAATACAAATGCCAACATTTCCGAAAAATTTAAACTATCAAATTTAAAAATCAATAATTACGACCGACATCTGAGCATGGACTACTCATACTTGAGTATACGAGTGCTGATGCATGTTTGTACCGACAAAAGAGAAGACAGATAAGCAAAATGTTATGTCTGGGGATTACTACAACATGGAAATGTAAGGAAAtaagacacagacaaaacaaaacaagaaccaaaccaaaacaaattaaaaaaaccAATGCCTCTTTtgttaaataaaacaatgagaaaaaaagtattGGATAATGGGATATTTTGGCTGGAGTATCTGTTGGTGACGCCCTGATGAGGTCTTTCCTCTCACACCTCGCTATCCTTCACCCACAATGCTTTGGGGGTGACTTGAGAGGCGTGGCACAGGGCgtgaggttttttttggggTGAGGTGTAAagaggggggttggaggggggggggcctgaCAGCCTGGACCCAGACCTCAGAGACTTTGGCTGCTCTGAGGTACCCCACTGCCAGGCCCCCTCcaacatgtaacacacacacacacacacacctgtttaagAACAGGGAGCtggcctccatctcctcactgGGCCAGCATCGGGAGCAAACTCACACCAGGGAGGGGGAGACGCTTTGTATCGCCCACATGGCACCACTTCCCCAAAGGAGGAGGTCAATGAGGTGGAGGCAGATGGTCGGGGGTTttgggggtcggggggggggggggggggggtggtgggagaGTGGGGTGGGTGAGGCCGGGGCAAAGCGGATTGGCATCCGTCCTCGCGGAGAGCACAGCTCGTCGCCCCGGTCCCGAAACGCTTCCTCCTTTCCCTGCTGCTGGTGTCTGTAGGTCAGTCTCCGTGGCGACCGGGCACCGCGGCGGGTGTGCAGCCACACAGCTCTCTGTACTGGTggcggggggggaggggaggggcggaGGGCACCGGCTCATAAGTTTTTGGTGTTGATGTGCGTTTTGTAGTGCTTCGTCAGGTGGTCGCTCCTCATGAAGCGCTTCTGACACTGCGAGCACTCGAAGCGCTTGTCTCCTgccaagacacaaacacaaggatTAATGACTGTACCTCTGCAATGTGTAGCAATGGTGTATATGACAAAACATTCACTTCATGGCCAGAATGAAAATCCCAACTCTATGTACTAAAACTAAGTGCTGACACAGCTTTGCAGTGTTCACAACATGTCTTCTTGATTGGTAGTGCCAATGTATATATGACTTAACTTGCACCAGTATTCCTGCTTTTTGATGTGTTGTACATGTTCAGTGAATGTGTACAGGAGCTCCATCtatgtgcatgtacgtgtgtgtgtgtgtgtgtgtgtgtgtgtgtgtgtacacacatctgTACTCCACTCACCTATGCGTGTGCTACTACAGTTCATCGTACTAGTATTTGATGTGTGTAAgtgatgtgtgtaagtgttgtgtgtgtgtgtgtgtgggggtctccTCACTcacccgtgtgtgtgcgcgcgtgccgCTGCAGCTCGTCACTGCGGGTGAAACGCTTGCCGCAGAAGACCCAGTTGCAGACGAAGGGCCTCTCGCCCGTGTGGAGGCGCACGTGCGCCCGCAGGAGGGACGTCTTGCGGAACGTCTTCTCACAGCCCGGGATGTGACATATGTGCTTCTTCTTGCCCAGCTCGCCTggcctgcagacacacaaacaaggtgTAAAAAGACAGCAAAGATGGCAGGTAAACGATTGACTTAAAGTTCGATTAATTTTTATATGGTATGAGAACACGAACCATTCCCAAAAAACATCACGACACAATGTTCTATGATGTGGATGTTAACCTATCCCAAACAAAACATCTAACAGACTGTTAAAAAGTTCCATTAGTTCTGAGGTAGGCCAACACGAATCCACTGCAATACAGAAACATGTGggatttgttttttaattttttaagaTAATCTATTTAATTTCCTCAAGCCCAACTGGTTAGGTGAGAACAATGGAAACGGTTTAGACTGTGTgttttagaatagaatagaatagaatagaaaagcctttattgtcattgtatttatacaacgaaattttgagtgcttctcctgttggtgtgacgagggacaacatataacacgacaacaacatataacataacaatactacaactatccaaaaacagtaggaacagccccccaaaaaatatatatatacattaagagtagaacaaagtgcggtggcatagactaaagtacttcaataaatacatcaattaatacagctttgtttatgcacatgtgtaaggtgcctgagatggtatgtgacttgtagtttTCCATCTGTGAGTGAGCGGTTAGTAGACTGCATACACCCAAGGGATTAATACAGATTATACCCGACACAGATTATATCCGACACAGAACGCTCCTTTAGCCACCAAAACAGTTATGTTTCAAGAGATACACCCTACAGCAGACAACACACTGACAACGATCAGCTTTCTGATGACAGATTCCAGGTGCGCTGCTCTGTCTGGTATGAAACGCCTTGTGCATGGGGCACAAGCAATACAAGAGTACTTGTCTAGCAGAtgtggctaaaaaaaaaaatgtaatgtcaaCTTGAGTCTTGGGCTGCTGTTGTCAGATGGGGCCCTACATAAGCTGCGAT contains the following coding sequences:
- the yju2b gene encoding coiled-coil domain-containing protein 130 homolog isoform X2; protein product: MLARDVVVSSQDMVMVVSIPTKQACYICNISYLTQYHRGGIFALNITALLLVRTPPLQLKTNRSLFHIVFKSLRRGSAVNMGERKGVNKYYPPDFDPAKHGSLNGYNNSHPLRERARKLSQGILIIRFEMPYNIWCDGCKNHIGMGVRYNAEKKKVGNYYTTPIYRFRMKCHLCVNYIEMQTDPANCDYVIVSGAQRKEERWDMAENEQILTTEHSEKQKLETDPMYKLDHGGKDKEKLRAALPSLTEIQTHQSAWRDDFNLNSSLRRKFRDEKKVIAEQEEKDNAVKMRAGLSITLVPEKEEDKRLAALLTFQSSDSYDDRQQSKRKEIASRSWFNSPISTPGSAAGSLLHKLGLQGKEAAATKALSSPATSALSLVRRRSGDPRPESSSSLASAPSAPQRRDSDPERGATATDLHETGESTGTDLNVTQMTQKGKDTFGVETFGYSNASRDTSTSNMTGGSSEGGDCGPKEDHASSSSVVRSLVADYSDSDPDTDNSEP
- the yju2b gene encoding coiled-coil domain-containing protein 130 homolog isoform X3, which translates into the protein MGERKGVNKYYPPDFDPAKHGSLNGYNNSHPLRERARKLSQGILIIRFEMPYNIWCDGCKNHIGMGVRYNAEKKKVGNYYTTPIYRFRMKCHLCVNYIEMQTDPANCDYVIVSGAQRKEERWDMAENEQILTTEHSEKQKLETDPMYKLDHGGKDKEKLRAALPSLTEIQTHQSAWRDDFNLNSSLRRKFRDEKKVIAEQEEKDNAVKMRAGLSITLVPEKEEDKRLAALLTFQSSDSYDDRQQSKRKEIASRSWFNSPISTPGSAAGSLLHKLGLQGKEAAATKALSSPATSALSLVRRRSGDPRPESSSSSSSSSSSSSSSSLASAPSAPQRRDSDPERGATATDLHETGESTGTDLNVTQMTQKGKDTFGVETFGYSNASRDTSTSNMTGGSSEGGDCGPKEDHASSSSVVRSLVADYSDSDPDTDNSEP
- the yju2b gene encoding coiled-coil domain-containing protein 130 homolog isoform X1 translates to MLARDVVVSSQDMVMVVSIPTKQACYICNISYLTQYHRGGIFALNITALLLVRTPPLQLKTNRSLFHIVFKSLRRGSAVNMGERKGVNKYYPPDFDPAKHGSLNGYNNSHPLRERARKLSQGILIIRFEMPYNIWCDGCKNHIGMGVRYNAEKKKVGNYYTTPIYRFRMKCHLCVNYIEMQTDPANCDYVIVSGAQRKEERWDMAENEQILTTEHSEKQKLETDPMYKLDHGGKDKEKLRAALPSLTEIQTHQSAWRDDFNLNSSLRRKFRDEKKVIAEQEEKDNAVKMRAGLSITLVPEKEEDKRLAALLTFQSSDSYDDRQQSKRKEIASRSWFNSPISTPGSAAGSLLHKLGLQGKEAAATKALSSPATSALSLVRRRSGDPRPESSSSSSSSSSSSSSSSLASAPSAPQRRDSDPERGATATDLHETGESTGTDLNVTQMTQKGKDTFGVETFGYSNASRDTSTSNMTGGSSEGGDCGPKEDHASSSSVVRSLVADYSDSDPDTDNSEP